The Methanomethylovorans hollandica DSM 15978 genome includes a region encoding these proteins:
- a CDS encoding metallophosphoesterase: MRIFAIADPHGNYLKIKGLLEQAGQIDLALVAGDITNFGPDEKALELFELFDVPVLAVPGNCDHPSILDVLDSSKAVNLHHKSYTVNDTVFIGSGGSNPTPFCTPFEMQECDIGSGIEEMIVAAENDKMDTVLLTHAPPYGVLDEIPSGHVGCTSFSALIGRVKLIVCGHIHEARGVVRAKGTVVVNPGMAASGYAALIEMKEDEQKNKIEVQLLHF; encoded by the coding sequence GTGAGAATTTTCGCAATTGCTGATCCTCATGGAAACTATCTGAAGATAAAAGGTCTTCTGGAACAAGCCGGTCAAATTGATCTTGCCCTTGTGGCAGGAGATATTACTAATTTTGGACCCGATGAGAAAGCACTGGAACTTTTCGAGCTTTTCGACGTACCTGTGCTGGCGGTGCCCGGGAACTGTGACCATCCTTCTATACTTGACGTGCTTGACAGTTCAAAGGCAGTGAACCTCCATCATAAGTCCTACACGGTAAACGATACAGTATTTATAGGTTCAGGAGGTTCCAATCCAACTCCTTTCTGTACACCTTTCGAGATGCAGGAGTGCGATATCGGATCCGGTATCGAAGAAATGATTGTAGCTGCAGAAAATGATAAAATGGATACAGTTTTGCTTACTCATGCTCCTCCATATGGAGTTCTGGACGAGATCCCATCCGGGCATGTAGGATGCACATCTTTCTCAGCTTTAATAGGAAGGGTGAAACTTATTGTATGCGGGCACATACACGAGGCAAGAGGGGTGGTAAGAGCAAAAGGCACTGTAGTTGTAAACCCTGGTATGGCAGCTTCGGGATATGCCGCACTTATAGAGATGAAAGAGGATGAACAGAAAAATAAGATCGAAGTCCAACTTCTGCACTTTTGA
- a CDS encoding ArsR family transcriptional regulator — MNDSDRTALFSNGNGFVALNSPVKIEILDFLKVSTRSFDEIVKHTGKAKSTISVHLNDLRSFGLVEEECDQNDKRRKAYHLKCEHMAHSQPPILRHYKNVLETLASPQLEKHGCFKCFFRAIQFGFDAHGINSDPIMRKIGRDIGTSISSNFTSKDIKFLVQELAEFWKRYQMGTMYLVNSEPLVIAVEKCFDYKLISTIGKNLCSFTEGIIEGTIVHSLNISCCVQEIECCGNGKERCLFIVHFLNK, encoded by the coding sequence ATGAACGACAGCGACCGAACTGCTCTTTTTTCTAACGGAAATGGTTTTGTCGCATTGAACAGTCCTGTAAAGATCGAGATACTAGATTTCTTAAAAGTTTCCACACGTTCCTTTGATGAGATCGTGAAACATACGGGAAAAGCTAAATCCACGATTTCAGTACATCTTAACGACCTGAGGTCCTTCGGACTTGTAGAAGAGGAGTGTGACCAGAATGATAAACGCCGTAAGGCATATCACCTTAAATGTGAGCACATGGCCCATTCTCAGCCTCCTATTCTTAGGCACTATAAAAATGTTCTGGAAACATTAGCTTCTCCACAGCTCGAAAAACATGGATGTTTCAAATGTTTTTTCCGTGCCATACAGTTTGGCTTTGATGCCCATGGAATTAACAGCGATCCCATTATGAGAAAAATAGGCAGGGATATAGGTACAAGCATATCCTCTAATTTCACTTCAAAGGACATTAAGTTTCTTGTGCAGGAATTAGCCGAATTCTGGAAACGGTATCAGATGGGTACTATGTATCTGGTGAACAGTGAGCCTTTGGTAATAGCTGTAGAGAAATGTTTCGATTACAAGCTCATATCGACAATAGGAAAGAACCTGTGCTCTTTTACAGAAGGTATTATCGAAGGCACAATAGTCCACTCGCTAAACATCTCTTGCTGTGTACAGGAAATCGAATGCTGCGGCAATGGAAAAGAAAGATGCCTTTTTATTGTGCATTTTCTGAACAAGTGA
- a CDS encoding tRNA (guanine(10)-N(2))-dimethyltransferase, with amino-acid sequence MKTRTIQEGGTRALVPPVPDDGQLSISSASVFYNPEMELNRDLSVASIAAFSQIMSSRRHLEMSEITYVDALSASGIRGLRIAKEVGLNVTLNDWSEEAYTLIKENAAINDLTDKVRICLGNANALLHKERYNIVDIDPFGSPTTYLDAASSSVINMLAVTATDTAPLCGAHLNSGIRKYSAVPLNVEYHSEMGLRIMLGMIARDLARHEKAMHPMFCHATRHYVRAYLEVKKGANKTDKCLKDLGFIAHCTKCTARSVHYGMAVHIPEKCELCGEETSIAGPLWLGPLHNREFCDSVLVQLTNRELGKKEYAVKIVELCRNELDIPTFYDQHLLTKKLGISAMPMEELLKELTGDGFKASRTHFSGTSFKTNAGLKEILDILRRFR; translated from the coding sequence ATGAAGACCAGGACTATTCAAGAAGGTGGTACCCGGGCATTGGTCCCTCCGGTTCCGGATGACGGGCAGCTTTCCATCTCTTCTGCAAGTGTTTTCTATAATCCGGAAATGGAACTGAACCGTGATCTGTCAGTGGCTTCAATTGCTGCTTTTTCGCAGATCATGTCTTCCCGCAGACATCTTGAAATGTCGGAGATCACCTATGTGGATGCACTTTCAGCTTCAGGTATTCGAGGACTCCGGATCGCAAAAGAGGTAGGCCTTAATGTCACACTTAATGACTGGAGCGAAGAGGCATACACTCTGATAAAGGAAAATGCAGCAATCAATGATCTTACGGATAAAGTGAGAATATGTCTTGGAAATGCTAATGCATTGTTGCATAAAGAACGATATAATATAGTGGATATAGATCCTTTTGGATCACCAACTACTTACCTTGATGCTGCATCGAGTTCAGTCATAAATATGCTTGCTGTCACAGCTACGGATACTGCACCCCTGTGTGGAGCACACCTTAACTCAGGTATCCGGAAATACAGTGCTGTACCTTTGAACGTGGAATATCACAGTGAAATGGGATTGCGCATCATGCTTGGTATGATAGCAAGAGACCTCGCAAGACATGAGAAAGCCATGCACCCGATGTTCTGCCATGCCACCAGACATTATGTGCGGGCATATCTTGAAGTAAAAAAAGGTGCAAATAAGACAGATAAATGCTTAAAGGATCTGGGTTTTATAGCTCATTGCACTAAATGTACGGCCAGGTCGGTCCATTATGGAATGGCAGTGCATATACCTGAAAAATGTGAGCTATGTGGCGAAGAGACAAGTATTGCAGGTCCATTATGGCTTGGCCCTCTGCACAACAGGGAATTTTGTGACTCGGTGCTGGTGCAGCTAACTAATAGGGAACTTGGGAAAAAAGAATATGCAGTAAAGATAGTTGAGCTGTGCAGGAATGAACTGGATATACCTACCTTTTATGATCAGCACCTTCTTACAAAAAAACTGGGGATATCTGCCATGCCCATGGAAGAGCTGCTTAAGGAGTTAACAGGAGATGGATTCAAGGCTTCAAGGACACATTTCAGCGGAACATCTTTTAAAACTAATGCAGGACTAAAGGAAATATTAGACATTCTGAGAAGATTTCGATAA
- the mch gene encoding methenyltetrahydromethanopterin cyclohydrolase, which yields MISVNEKGLDIIDEMLDWEEELNVQSFELGNGATVIDCGVKMQGGYDAGLYLSRLCLADLADISYTKFDLNGLPVPAIQVATDHPVVACMGSQYAGWRISVGKYFGMGSGPARALGLKPKELYEEIGYKDDSEFAVLVMESSALPTEEVVEYIAKHCNVDAENVYIAVAPTASIAGSVQISARVVETGIHKLESIGFDINTIKSGFGVAPIAPIVGDDTKCMGSTNDCIIYCGETYYTVEYGDDEQLADYVKKAPSTTSRDYGKPFFNTFKEAGFDFFKVDAGMFAPAKITINDKKTQKSFTSGRINPGILLDSFGIKEV from the coding sequence GTGATCAGTGTCAACGAAAAGGGATTAGATATAATCGATGAGATGCTCGACTGGGAAGAAGAACTCAATGTCCAGTCCTTTGAGCTTGGAAACGGGGCTACGGTCATTGACTGTGGCGTTAAGATGCAAGGTGGTTATGATGCGGGTCTGTACCTTTCCCGCCTATGTCTTGCTGATCTTGCAGACATAAGCTACACAAAATTCGATCTGAACGGCTTGCCAGTGCCTGCCATACAGGTAGCTACCGATCATCCGGTCGTAGCATGTATGGGTTCACAGTATGCCGGCTGGAGAATATCAGTAGGAAAATACTTTGGAATGGGTTCAGGTCCTGCCAGAGCTCTTGGACTCAAGCCAAAAGAACTTTATGAGGAAATAGGCTACAAGGATGACTCCGAATTTGCGGTCCTGGTCATGGAATCTTCTGCACTTCCAACAGAAGAGGTAGTGGAGTATATAGCAAAACACTGCAATGTGGATGCTGAGAATGTATATATCGCCGTTGCACCTACAGCTTCGATTGCCGGCAGTGTGCAGATATCTGCAAGGGTCGTAGAGACCGGTATACACAAACTGGAGTCAATAGGATTCGATATCAATACCATAAAGAGTGGTTTCGGAGTAGCCCCCATTGCACCTATAGTGGGTGACGATACAAAATGCATGGGATCTACCAATGACTGTATCATCTACTGTGGCGAGACTTATTACACAGTAGAATATGGAGATGATGAGCAACTGGCCGATTATGTGAAAAAGGCACCTTCTACAACATCACGTGATTACGGTAAACCGTTCTTTAACACATTCAAAGAAGCCGGCTTTGACTTCTTCAAGGTTGATGCAGGCATGTTTGCTCCTGCAAAGATAACAATAAATGACAAGAAGACACAGAAATCATTTACAAGCGGCCGTATCAATCCGGGCATTCTGCTCGATTCATTTGGAATAAAGGAAGTATGA
- a CDS encoding TIGR00266 family protein, with product MADIIDYKIIGNDMQLVEIELDPRESVRAEAGAMMYMGPGIKMETSTGGGLLKGLKRAVTGESFFITNFTHEGEGKGYIAFGAPYPGKIICLDLAQLGGGFICQKDSFLCAAKGIEIEITFTKKLGAGLFGGEGFILQKLKGDGLAFVHAGGTIIERDLKAGEVIRVDTGCICAFAESIDYNIGFVGGFKNALFGGEGVVLATLKGPGKVFLQSLPFSRLADRIMAAARYQSHDESSGIGGIGGKVIGGMLGGDRSF from the coding sequence ATGGCGGATATTATCGATTATAAAATAATTGGTAACGATATGCAACTTGTAGAGATAGAGCTGGACCCCAGAGAGAGCGTAAGGGCAGAAGCAGGTGCCATGATGTACATGGGACCAGGGATCAAAATGGAAACTTCTACAGGTGGAGGCTTATTGAAGGGTCTTAAACGAGCTGTCACAGGTGAGAGTTTCTTTATTACTAATTTTACGCACGAAGGAGAAGGTAAAGGCTATATAGCCTTCGGAGCTCCGTATCCGGGGAAGATCATTTGTCTTGACCTCGCTCAACTGGGAGGGGGTTTTATCTGCCAGAAAGATTCTTTCCTCTGTGCAGCAAAGGGGATAGAAATTGAAATAACTTTCACGAAGAAGCTCGGAGCAGGACTTTTTGGAGGCGAGGGTTTTATCCTTCAGAAGCTAAAAGGCGATGGCCTGGCTTTTGTCCATGCAGGTGGAACGATCATAGAGCGTGACCTTAAAGCAGGAGAAGTAATAAGAGTTGACACCGGTTGTATATGCGCTTTTGCTGAAAGCATTGACTATAACATCGGTTTTGTAGGGGGGTTCAAGAATGCACTTTTCGGAGGTGAAGGCGTGGTACTTGCAACTCTTAAAGGTCCTGGAAAAGTATTCCTGCAGAGCCTGCCATTCTCCAGGCTTGCTGACAGAATAATGGCAGCAGCAAGATACCAGAGCCATGATGAATCTAGTGGTATAGGTGGTATAGGTGGCAAAGTCATCGGTGGAATGCTGGGAGGCGACAGATCCTTCTAA
- a CDS encoding DUF2110 family protein yields MNKITLCIKVYGNEKKTVDTISVTIANELKELAVKAMITVSEDRWTVVEIEGEDEEFASNLLIRQYGTPTSIPEEGNVYKGFIDAIEEDRIVVDIGTKVSIASENMQYLGIGSARQIAARFGMIRYLPVEIEIMNDPSKLQGKFSKYQADIWWQWKKAGHDRVTANNITRSELKAAIKRTGHARDIYGTERLGIMEHAIVCRETTDGPGIVAAIGRLVPSELGVIIGSI; encoded by the coding sequence ATGAACAAGATCACATTATGTATAAAGGTCTATGGTAACGAAAAAAAAACTGTAGATACTATTTCTGTCACTATTGCAAATGAACTGAAGGAACTGGCTGTCAAGGCCATGATCACCGTTTCAGAAGATAGATGGACTGTCGTTGAAATCGAAGGGGAAGATGAAGAGTTCGCAAGCAATCTCCTTATAAGACAATATGGCACACCAACATCCATCCCTGAGGAAGGGAATGTATACAAAGGGTTTATTGATGCTATTGAAGAAGACCGGATCGTCGTGGATATAGGCACAAAAGTATCCATAGCTTCTGAGAACATGCAATATCTGGGAATAGGAAGTGCCCGACAGATAGCCGCACGTTTTGGCATGATAAGATATCTGCCTGTAGAAATAGAGATCATGAATGATCCATCTAAGTTACAGGGTAAGTTCAGCAAATATCAGGCGGATATCTGGTGGCAATGGAAAAAAGCCGGACACGACAGGGTTACAGCAAATAATATCACACGGTCAGAGCTTAAAGCTGCAATAAAAAGAACCGGACATGCAAGGGATATATACGGCACCGAAAGATTGGGGATAATGGAGCATGCTATTGTTTGCAGGGAAACTACCGATGGGCCTGGCATAGTTGCTGCCATTGGAAGGTTAGTACCTTCGGAACTCGGAGTGATAATAGGTTCTATATGA
- a CDS encoding MarR family winged helix-turn-helix transcriptional regulator: MAKEYAEQLFLQEKPTLALLAIWSFQKTYASVITKEINSTFAHTTKILSKMEEYGLVKFTMEGRVKYVELTESGFKVVEALKNLIIALEGELPEGLGPAEDENIEDLAGKRQEVFTDHEQNQDICEKIKRLNDTTISIYNELVIGGADRETVIRRLGPFKRDLKKIENVMQECHAIDDATLEYFIETKELLESLINQ, translated from the coding sequence ATGGCTAAAGAATATGCTGAGCAACTATTCCTTCAGGAAAAACCAACATTGGCACTCCTTGCTATCTGGTCCTTCCAGAAAACGTATGCTTCTGTGATCACTAAAGAGATCAATTCTACTTTTGCACATACAACGAAGATCCTCTCGAAAATGGAAGAATATGGATTGGTCAAATTTACCATGGAAGGAAGGGTTAAATATGTGGAGCTTACCGAATCAGGTTTTAAGGTAGTGGAAGCTCTCAAAAATCTCATTATTGCACTGGAAGGAGAACTGCCTGAAGGACTTGGCCCTGCTGAGGATGAAAATATTGAAGATCTGGCCGGCAAAAGACAAGAGGTCTTTACAGATCATGAGCAGAATCAAGATATATGCGAAAAGATCAAAAGGCTGAACGATACTACTATTTCCATTTATAATGAACTGGTTATTGGTGGAGCAGACAGGGAAACCGTTATAAGAAGACTGGGACCTTTCAAAAGGGACCTCAAGAAGATCGAGAACGTTATGCAGGAGTGTCACGCTATCGACGATGCTACACTGGAGTACTTTATTGAGACAAAGGAGCTTCTAGAGTCACTTATAAATCAGTAA
- a CDS encoding class I SAM-dependent methyltransferase has translation MQIEQDLIICVPIEEAEAIRTWLLESKVLDMDRKIRKTTENGKKYLLLPVTEKVKGYTCFNDQMPEIYTPNKSLKELLANEMPVQELVKVPAGWQVIGTVIIVTIPEDLEHRKMLIGEKLLQMYPRCSCVVKDKGIQGALRLPTREVIAGHGTETTHKENGCTFKLDVAKVMFSKGNLAEKKLMSVVAHDEVVVDMFAGIGYFSIPIAVHSSPKKIISIELNPVSFSYLQENIRLNHVKSLVEPILGDCAIVTPEGVADRVIMGYVGTTHNYLFKGIKALKPEGGILHYHETTPERLVFERPVNRIREAALEIGKEVEIVETRRIKKYSPGVWHVVIDAKIM, from the coding sequence ATGCAAATTGAACAAGATCTCATTATTTGCGTGCCTATTGAAGAGGCAGAGGCTATAAGGACATGGCTACTGGAGAGCAAAGTTCTGGATATGGATCGGAAGATCAGAAAGACCACCGAAAACGGAAAAAAATACTTGCTTTTGCCTGTAACTGAAAAGGTTAAGGGATACACATGCTTCAACGACCAAATGCCAGAGATTTACACGCCTAACAAGTCCCTTAAAGAACTGCTTGCAAATGAAATGCCTGTCCAAGAACTTGTAAAGGTGCCTGCAGGCTGGCAGGTTATCGGTACTGTGATTATAGTGACCATCCCTGAAGATCTGGAACACAGAAAAATGCTTATCGGCGAAAAACTGCTGCAAATGTATCCCAGATGTAGCTGTGTTGTAAAGGATAAAGGCATACAGGGGGCTTTAAGGCTGCCAACCAGAGAGGTCATAGCAGGCCATGGTACTGAGACCACACATAAAGAGAATGGCTGCACTTTCAAGCTGGATGTGGCAAAAGTGATGTTCTCAAAAGGTAACCTGGCTGAAAAGAAACTAATGAGCGTAGTTGCACATGATGAGGTTGTTGTTGATATGTTTGCCGGTATAGGGTATTTCTCTATACCCATTGCAGTACACTCTTCACCCAAAAAGATCATATCCATCGAACTAAATCCGGTATCTTTTAGTTATCTGCAGGAAAACATCCGTTTGAACCATGTGAAAAGTCTTGTCGAACCCATACTTGGAGACTGCGCCATTGTTACACCTGAAGGTGTGGCTGACAGGGTCATCATGGGTTACGTGGGAACAACTCACAACTATCTTTTTAAAGGGATCAAGGCTCTGAAGCCTGAAGGTGGCATTTTGCATTACCATGAAACAACTCCTGAAAGACTTGTGTTCGAAAGGCCTGTGAACAGGATACGGGAAGCTGCTCTGGAAATTGGAAAAGAAGTTGAGATTGTAGAGACCAGAAGGATCAAAAAATATTCGCCAGGTGTATGGCATGTGGTGATTGATGCTAAGATCATGTAA
- a CDS encoding cobalamin biosynthesis protein, with protein sequence MVKGHGAYIMFFTIATLDLIVVLLLAFIIDLVLGEPPFAIHPVVWIGNLISFFKRRAPLANRRLYGIFMALCCILFAAFIGIVATLILDTESIPALIRYLVAAWFLKMTFAIRCLMDAGKEVYEKLAVGDLDEARKKLSMYVSRNTSQLTEEQVSSAVIETSSENFVDGILSPLFYFALFGPLGIIAAYVFKATSTLDSMVGYKDPQYLHLGWFSARFDDILNWIPARLSLLPISIAAVILSLIPAFSRSLDPVNTVRYSIKDGRKTPSPNSGYPMAAFAGAMSIRLEKPKVYVLAAENPYPKFFHIKLTRSLVLSSSLISVLMCASLLYIIMDRFYVLY encoded by the coding sequence ATGGTCAAAGGTCATGGAGCCTATATTATGTTCTTCACGATAGCTACACTCGATCTGATCGTTGTACTGCTCCTGGCTTTTATCATTGATCTGGTACTAGGGGAGCCACCTTTTGCCATACATCCTGTTGTATGGATAGGCAATCTTATATCATTTTTTAAGCGCAGGGCGCCTTTAGCAAATAGAAGGCTCTATGGTATCTTTATGGCATTGTGTTGCATTCTCTTCGCTGCTTTTATTGGTATTGTTGCTACTTTGATACTAGATACTGAAAGCATACCTGCATTGATCCGATATCTTGTGGCAGCCTGGTTCCTGAAGATGACCTTTGCCATACGCTGCCTTATGGATGCCGGTAAAGAAGTGTATGAAAAACTTGCGGTAGGTGATCTGGATGAAGCAAGGAAGAAACTGTCCATGTATGTGAGCAGGAACACTTCGCAATTAACTGAAGAGCAGGTATCATCTGCAGTGATCGAGACATCATCTGAGAACTTCGTTGATGGTATACTTTCTCCGTTGTTCTACTTTGCGTTATTCGGACCGCTGGGGATAATAGCAGCATACGTATTCAAAGCCACCAGTACCCTTGATTCCATGGTGGGTTACAAGGATCCCCAATACCTGCATCTTGGCTGGTTCTCTGCAAGGTTCGATGATATATTGAACTGGATACCTGCCCGTCTTTCTTTGTTACCCATATCCATAGCTGCTGTTATACTAAGCCTGATTCCAGCCTTTTCAAGATCTCTTGATCCGGTGAATACCGTCAGGTACTCCATTAAGGATGGGAGAAAAACCCCGTCACCCAATTCCGGTTATCCGATGGCGGCTTTTGCAGGAGCTATGAGTATTCGCCTTGAGAAACCCAAAGTGTATGTGCTGGCAGCAGAGAATCCTTATCCTAAGTTCTTTCACATTAAACTTACACGCAGCCTTGTTCTGAGCTCTTCTTTGATCTCTGTGCTGATGTGCGCTTCCTTGCTTTACATTATTATGGATCGTTTCTATGTATTATATTAA
- the cobD gene encoding threonine-phosphate decarboxylase CobD produces MSRQTKFIPVREHLLKVQPCKHGGLVKKTSQQYGIPESQLLDASASLNPYGTPFDHPYTGLDMDNILHTALKRMGQYPDNRYLEFRDAAARFIGKGMTAENIIPGNGSSEIIRLVAETVIEKEDIVLIPSPTFSEYEQQCSIFGAEVRYIEQEMLPDVPVEILKGARLLFVCNPNNPTGRLFCREELEALIDKCRDNNVVLFVDEAFIELADPSQTIVDLVEANDHLFIQRSLTKAFAIPGIRMGFGVASVKIATLLNNARLSWNLGCVAEEVSTVLMNMEGGCYSRYLVESREMISREREFLMQKLERRGFKPLESTVNFIYVDISDLSMDSTELTERMSAHGVLIRDCSSFQDIGKHHIRIAVRTREENERIMDCIRQVIQEWGREQAILYLERNLAKAREKGPLGSNRECNYYPCHFEGQDCTFCFCPFYPCQDERTDGKWITGSSGNDVWSCLECRLVHESNVIEKMLSVLTAEGCTEEGLKKAWSKVMEPILCSSR; encoded by the coding sequence GTGTCAAGACAAACAAAATTTATCCCGGTCAGAGAACATCTGCTAAAGGTCCAGCCATGTAAACACGGAGGTCTGGTGAAGAAAACATCCCAGCAATACGGCATACCGGAATCCCAACTACTGGATGCAAGTGCCAGTCTTAACCCATACGGTACTCCTTTTGATCATCCATACACCGGGCTTGATATGGACAATATATTACATACTGCCCTTAAGAGGATGGGGCAATACCCTGACAATCGTTACCTGGAATTCAGGGATGCAGCAGCCCGTTTCATAGGGAAGGGCATGACAGCGGAAAATATAATCCCAGGCAATGGTTCCTCAGAGATAATCCGCCTGGTGGCAGAGACGGTTATAGAGAAAGAAGATATAGTACTCATTCCATCTCCTACTTTCAGCGAATATGAACAGCAATGCAGCATATTCGGAGCTGAGGTCCGATACATTGAGCAGGAGATGCTTCCGGATGTCCCCGTTGAGATCTTAAAGGGGGCCAGGCTTCTTTTCGTGTGTAATCCCAATAATCCCACTGGCAGATTATTCTGCCGGGAAGAACTCGAGGCCCTCATTGACAAATGCCGGGATAACAATGTGGTCCTTTTTGTTGATGAAGCTTTTATAGAACTGGCTGATCCTTCACAGACCATTGTGGACCTGGTGGAAGCCAATGATCATCTGTTCATCCAGCGTTCCCTTACCAAGGCATTTGCTATCCCTGGCATCAGAATGGGCTTTGGTGTCGCTTCTGTAAAGATAGCAACATTGCTTAATAATGCACGGCTTTCCTGGAACCTGGGATGCGTGGCAGAAGAGGTAAGCACTGTGCTTATGAATATGGAAGGCGGATGTTATAGCCGTTATCTTGTGGAATCCAGGGAAATGATATCCAGAGAGAGGGAGTTCCTTATGCAAAAACTGGAACGCCGTGGATTTAAGCCCCTTGAAAGCACTGTTAACTTTATTTATGTGGATATAAGCGATCTGTCCATGGATTCCACAGAATTGACCGAAAGGATGTCAGCTCACGGTGTACTGATAAGGGATTGCAGTTCTTTCCAGGATATTGGAAAACATCATATACGCATAGCCGTACGCACAAGAGAGGAAAATGAGCGGATAATGGACTGCATAAGACAGGTCATTCAGGAATGGGGAAGAGAACAGGCAATCCTTTATCTGGAGCGCAATCTGGCAAAGGCCAGGGAGAAAGGGCCACTGGGAAGCAACAGGGAATGCAATTACTATCCTTGCCATTTTGAAGGACAGGACTGTACTTTTTGTTTCTGCCCTTTCTATCCGTGTCAGGATGAGCGTACAGATGGTAAGTGGATAACCGGTTCAAGTGGTAATGATGTATGGAGCTGTCTGGAATGCAGGCTGGTGCATGAATCCAATGTGATTGAAAAGATGTTGTCGGTGCTCACTGCCGAGGGCTGTACTGAGGAAGGGCTTAAGAAGGCATGGTCAAAGGTCATGGAGCCTATATTATGTTCTTCACGATAG
- a CDS encoding aminotransferase class I/II-fold pyridoxal phosphate-dependent enzyme yields MEEKRAVLKENVSMIARSYHGVLLDELRAKTYAQKTPTLDFSTRLNPKGNVFQCQNDILDLHDLMHASGDHICQYPDNRYLEFRNAAAGFIGKGLTHSNIIPGSGTCEIIRLVLGCTLEKGDIVLVPFPSPPEYIRNSILFGARVIPLPPHELLLAEDTVLSCARVILLSNPGNPGGRLISKKELRLFAQRCAENRTLLIVDESCIELSDPSQTLAGHVFDNDFIVVVRSIAHAFAIPGLAAAYGIASEKLAQLLDNVRFPWSIGAHSDVLCTAVLNMEGGTNSRYLEESRELIRSQRNYMIKRIGRIHGFSPQSSDANYLLVDLKDLFMDARTLTENLALKGFLIRDCSAFFQAEKQFVRIGLHLQEDGDSLLKAIGEVLTETSKEGARERLEVTIETAATGDASASRGTCQYYPCHFEEQDCTFCFCPFYACEDVRTGGKWIVASSGNKVWSCENCTYIHQSRLSRQILDILMEEGDTEDNIKKAWDLIIKPLL; encoded by the coding sequence ATGGAGGAAAAAAGGGCAGTTCTTAAAGAAAATGTAAGTATGATCGCTCGGAGTTATCATGGTGTCCTTCTGGATGAACTTCGTGCAAAAACCTATGCACAAAAAACGCCTACACTTGATTTTAGCACTCGTCTTAATCCCAAAGGTAATGTTTTCCAGTGTCAAAACGATATTCTGGATCTGCATGATCTGATGCATGCTTCCGGGGACCATATATGTCAATACCCGGATAACAGATACCTGGAATTCAGAAATGCTGCAGCAGGCTTTATAGGAAAAGGCCTGACACATTCAAATATTATACCAGGCAGCGGGACATGTGAGATCATAAGACTTGTTTTGGGATGCACACTTGAAAAAGGGGACATTGTGCTTGTTCCATTCCCATCTCCTCCGGAGTACATCCGGAATTCTATATTATTCGGGGCACGTGTGATACCTCTTCCTCCTCATGAACTGCTGCTGGCAGAGGATACTGTCTTGTCATGTGCCAGAGTCATACTGTTATCAAATCCTGGTAACCCCGGAGGTCGCCTTATTTCCAAGAAGGAATTAAGGCTCTTTGCACAGAGGTGTGCAGAAAACAGGACACTGCTCATTGTGGATGAATCCTGTATTGAACTATCTGATCCATCCCAGACCCTGGCAGGCCATGTATTCGATAATGATTTTATTGTCGTCGTTCGTTCCATAGCTCATGCGTTTGCCATTCCGGGACTTGCAGCTGCATATGGCATAGCTTCCGAAAAATTAGCCCAGCTTCTTGATAATGTTCGCTTTCCATGGAGCATTGGCGCACATTCGGACGTATTGTGCACGGCTGTGCTCAATATGGAAGGAGGCACCAATTCAAGGTACCTGGAAGAATCCAGGGAGCTCATAAGATCTCAGCGTAATTATATGATCAAACGCATAGGGCGTATCCATGGTTTTTCCCCACAGTCCTCGGATGCAAATTATCTTCTTGTGGACCTCAAAGATCTTTTCATGGATGCACGCACTCTTACAGAAAATCTTGCATTAAAAGGCTTTCTGATAAGGGATTGTAGTGCCTTCTTCCAGGCAGAGAAGCAGTTTGTGAGGATCGGCCTGCATCTACAGGAGGATGGTGATAGTCTTCTGAAGGCTATAGGCGAGGTTCTTACTGAAACCAGTAAGGAGGGTGCAAGGGAGCGGCTGGAAGTTACTATTGAAACTGCTGCGACTGGAGACGCTTCTGCCAGCAGGGGCACATGCCAGTATTATCCCTGTCATTTTGAGGAACAGGATTGTACTTTCTGTTTTTGTCCCTTCTATGCCTGTGAGGACGTACGCACCGGAGGCAAGTGGATAGTGGCATCCAGCGGTAATAAAGTATGGAGTTGTGAGAACTGTACCTACATACATCAGTCAAGGTTATCCCGCCAGATACTTGATATCCTTATGGAAGAAGGCGATACAGAGGATAACATAAAGAAGGCTTGGGATTTAATAATAAAACCTTTGCTATAA